Proteins encoded within one genomic window of Balneolaceae bacterium:
- the coxB gene encoding cytochrome c oxidase subunit II, protein MNSLSDFMLPPAKSTLAGQTDALFNFINVTSLVFLIGITFAIIYFAWKYRRRSENDVTPVITHNSKLEITWSIIPLILVTIVFTWGFTGYMNKATAPDNSYEVRVVGKSWLWEFHYPNGYVSVGELHVPEDRPVKLVMSSTDVIHSLYIPDYRVKHDVLPNRYTSLWFEATDTGESVIFCTEYCGSAHSNMMATAIVHTQEDFETWLETAGSADDNLSPVELGEQLTTRNACTTCHSLDGTVLQGPSFQGLFGSDAPLESGETVTVDENYIRESILEPQAKIHEGFQPVMPSFAGTLDDDQINAIIEYIKTIE, encoded by the coding sequence ATGAATAGCCTTAGTGATTTTATGCTCCCCCCTGCTAAAAGTACACTGGCGGGACAAACGGATGCACTATTCAACTTTATTAATGTAACAAGCCTTGTTTTCCTCATCGGTATTACCTTTGCAATTATATATTTTGCATGGAAATACAGACGCCGATCTGAAAATGACGTTACACCGGTTATCACCCACAATAGCAAGCTCGAAATTACCTGGTCGATAATTCCACTCATTTTAGTAACCATTGTATTTACATGGGGATTTACAGGTTATATGAATAAAGCCACTGCTCCTGATAACTCCTATGAAGTTCGTGTGGTAGGAAAAAGCTGGCTCTGGGAATTCCACTATCCAAATGGATATGTAAGTGTTGGTGAACTGCACGTGCCTGAAGACAGACCTGTAAAACTTGTAATGAGTTCCACCGATGTAATTCACTCGCTTTATATTCCTGATTACCGGGTAAAACACGATGTACTTCCCAATCGATACACATCTCTTTGGTTTGAAGCAACTGATACGGGCGAGTCCGTAATATTTTGTACCGAGTACTGCGGATCGGCTCACTCGAATATGATGGCCACAGCGATCGTACACACCCAAGAAGATTTTGAAACCTGGCTTGAAACAGCGGGATCTGCTGATGACAACCTCAGTCCTGTTGAACTGGGTGAACAGTTAACCACACGAAACGCTTGCACGACATGTCATTCACTTGACGGAACAGTATTGCAAGGCCCCTCCTTCCAGGGATTGTTTGGGTCTGATGCCCCACTTGAAAGTGGCGAAACAGTAACAGTTGATGAAAATTACATTCGCGAAAGTATTTTAGAACCCCAGGCAAAAATTCATGAAGGCTTTCAACCTGTTATGCCTTCCTTTGCCGGTACTCTGGACGATGACCAGATCAATGCAATTATAGAGTATATCAAAACCATAGAATAA
- a CDS encoding SCO family protein — protein MKHLALSILTFVSVFFLFDSSHAQLNKSKPAILEEIGVDENLGEPIPLDLRFVNSEGDSVRIGDLIEEEKPVLLNPLYYECPILCGVVLDAVFEVVDELQWTPGTDYTIISFSIDPDETPAIAAESKRNYLGDLNRPGAEEGWHFLTGPQESIDKLTEAIGFRYKYDETKDQYYHLASIMLLSPKGEIARYLYGANFSEFNLRNALYEAADGKIGSAVDKVVLYCFSYDPDSNSYVPVALNIMKLGGLATVIILGIFLGVFWKRERNSSQPPKIEIDR, from the coding sequence ATGAAACACCTGGCACTGAGCATACTAACGTTCGTTTCAGTGTTTTTTCTTTTTGATAGTTCACATGCGCAATTAAATAAGAGCAAACCTGCCATTCTCGAAGAGATTGGCGTAGATGAAAATCTTGGAGAACCAATTCCATTAGATCTCCGGTTTGTAAACTCTGAAGGTGATTCGGTTCGTATTGGCGATCTTATTGAGGAGGAAAAACCTGTATTGTTAAATCCTCTGTATTACGAGTGCCCTATACTTTGCGGAGTTGTGCTTGATGCAGTTTTTGAAGTCGTTGATGAACTTCAATGGACACCCGGCACCGACTACACAATTATTTCATTTAGTATTGATCCTGATGAAACACCAGCCATCGCCGCTGAATCTAAAAGAAACTATTTAGGCGATTTGAACAGACCCGGTGCGGAAGAAGGCTGGCACTTTTTAACAGGACCTCAAGAATCTATAGATAAACTAACGGAAGCGATCGGCTTTCGCTACAAATACGACGAAACAAAAGACCAATATTACCATCTTGCAAGTATCATGCTTCTCAGCCCTAAAGGCGAGATTGCCCGGTATCTTTACGGTGCAAATTTCAGTGAATTCAATCTGCGAAATGCACTCTACGAAGCGGCCGACGGAAAAATCGGCTCTGCAGTCGACAAAGTGGTTTTATACTGTTTCTCGTACGATCCGGATTCCAACAGTTATGTACCCGTTGCACTTAACATTATGAAGCTCGGTGGCTTGGCTACCGTCATTATTCTGGGTATATTTCTGGGCGTTTTCTGGAAGCGCGAGCGGAACTCTTCCCAACCACCAAAAATTGAAATTGATCGATGA
- a CDS encoding transposase, which produces MSKKQKKFTDEEKNSIALKAVSGGDEAVKELSEKHKISEEEIRNWIRETGVKPVKEKEEEVSLDASDDFIASVNFGANFDNLNYKRLIFWSIFGVAVILIFVQSIIFIHDYTTSSTVQLRSEQSQFYNIDELKQNDQETLNSFGIVDAESGIYRIPIDSAITEIANE; this is translated from the coding sequence ATGAGTAAGAAGCAAAAAAAATTTACTGATGAAGAAAAAAACAGCATTGCATTAAAGGCTGTATCCGGTGGTGATGAGGCTGTAAAAGAACTTTCTGAAAAACATAAAATCTCTGAAGAGGAGATTAGGAACTGGATACGCGAAACAGGTGTTAAGCCCGTTAAAGAGAAGGAAGAAGAAGTCTCTTTAGACGCATCCGATGATTTCATTGCATCTGTAAACTTTGGAGCCAATTTTGATAACCTCAATTACAAACGATTGATATTTTGGAGCATTTTTGGAGTAGCAGTGATTTTGATTTTTGTGCAGTCTATAATTTTTATTCATGACTATACAACATCATCGACAGTGCAACTTCGGTCGGAGCAAAGTCAGTTTTACAATATTGACGAATTAAAGCAGAACGACCAGGAGACATTGAATTCTTTTGGTATTGTAGATGCCGAATCAGGCATTTACAGAATACCCATAGACAGTGCAATTACAGAAATTGCAAATGAATAG
- a CDS encoding c-type cytochrome, which translates to MKLSKTNISVLLLTGLFMLSCRGQISEKPPVHPNLNMDFQNRFNAQETNSFFENNMAMRAPVEGTIARGKLKQNDAYYEGLDENGNLVEEIPVEVTKEFIYRGKERYDIYCSVCHGGVGDGRGVIMTGQYGYVPAPSFHTDNIRQMPDGHFYSAITNGIRNMPSYATQIKVEDRWAIVSYIRALQRSQNVPESEMEQYDVDLAQIQAEYQAEQEQLAALEEERAAASGKEEISAARGEQLYAQNACQTCHSLDGSRLVGPSFQGLFGRQRTFTDGSTRVADEAYITQSIREPGSQVVEGYQNAMVPYDYLSEGEVQSLIEFIKSVSEE; encoded by the coding sequence ATGAAATTATCGAAAACAAATATTAGTGTTTTACTCCTAACCGGCCTTTTTATGCTATCGTGCCGGGGACAGATTTCTGAAAAACCACCCGTTCACCCAAATCTGAATATGGATTTCCAGAATCGGTTCAATGCCCAGGAAACAAACTCCTTCTTTGAAAACAATATGGCTATGAGAGCACCTGTTGAAGGAACTATTGCACGAGGTAAGCTCAAACAAAATGATGCTTATTATGAAGGACTTGATGAAAACGGTAACCTGGTTGAAGAGATTCCGGTTGAAGTAACCAAAGAGTTTATCTATCGGGGAAAAGAACGATATGATATTTATTGCAGCGTTTGCCATGGTGGAGTTGGTGACGGACGCGGTGTAATTATGACTGGTCAGTATGGTTATGTACCAGCTCCGTCATTCCACACAGATAACATCCGCCAAATGCCGGATGGACACTTCTACTCAGCCATTACGAACGGTATTAGAAATATGCCTTCGTACGCAACACAAATAAAAGTGGAAGATCGGTGGGCAATTGTTTCCTACATTCGTGCGCTACAGCGAAGTCAGAATGTTCCCGAATCGGAAATGGAACAGTATGATGTAGATTTGGCTCAGATACAAGCCGAATACCAGGCTGAACAGGAACAGCTGGCCGCGCTTGAAGAAGAACGGGCAGCAGCAAGTGGTAAAGAAGAAATATCGGCTGCAAGAGGCGAACAACTTTATGCACAAAATGCTTGCCAAACTTGCCACTCGCTTGACGGAAGTCGTTTAGTGGGGCCGTCTTTCCAGGGATTATTTGGTAGACAAAGAACATTTACCGATGGATCAACCAGAGTGGCAGACGAAGCATACATCACTCAATCTATAAGAGAACCAGGTTCGCAAGTTGTTGAAGGTTACCAAAATGCGATGGTTCCATACGATTATCTGAGTGAAGGTGAAGTACAGTCACTTATTGAATTTATAAAATCAGTATCTGAGGAATAA
- a CDS encoding DUF3341 domain-containing protein, which yields MKKEDSEKAVYGILAEFRNPKELTDASKAIVESGYRHFDTFSPFPIHGIDKAMNLKKSKLGWIVAGHGLLGLAGAFAMIYFMMTVDYPMNISGKTFFNIPAWVPVMFELTVLLSAFGAVFGMFFLNGLPKLNHPLFSSDNFKKATDDGFFVCIESNDPQFEEEKVARFLKDSGATNIETIYDD from the coding sequence ATGAAGAAAGAAGATTCAGAAAAGGCTGTTTACGGTATTCTTGCTGAGTTCAGGAATCCAAAAGAATTAACAGATGCCTCTAAAGCAATTGTGGAAAGCGGGTATCGACATTTCGACACTTTTAGCCCGTTTCCAATACATGGCATTGATAAAGCAATGAATCTGAAGAAATCCAAACTTGGATGGATTGTTGCCGGGCATGGCCTCTTGGGTTTAGCAGGTGCCTTTGCTATGATCTATTTTATGATGACTGTAGATTACCCGATGAATATTAGTGGTAAAACTTTTTTCAATATTCCGGCCTGGGTACCTGTCATGTTTGAATTAACAGTACTTTTGTCCGCCTTTGGTGCCGTATTTGGAATGTTCTTTTTAAACGGACTCCCGAAACTCAATCATCCGCTCTTTAGCTCAGATAATTTCAAAAAAGCTACTGACGACGGATTTTTTGTGTGCATCGAATCCAATGATCCTCAATTCGAGGAAGAGAAAGTAGCCAGATTTTTAAAAGATAGCGGTGCCACCAACATCGAAACCATTTACGACGATTAG
- the nrfD gene encoding NrfD/PsrC family molybdoenzyme membrane anchor subunit, which yields MSKTYEYVPEPALVKGNHDFKDITAMITDINIRPTPQGWYIAFGIANLLLLVLLGSIGYLVWEGTGIWGLNSPVGWGWAIINFVWWVGIGHAGTLISAILFLFRQGWRTAINRFAEAMTIFAVMCAGVFPAIHVGRIWVVYWMFPLPNQMLMWPNFNSPLLWDVFAVSTYFTVSLLFWYVGLVPDLATVRDRIKSKIGKVVYGTFALGWRGSNRHWWNYEKAYMILAGLATPLVLSVHTIVSFDFAVSIIPGWHTTIFPPYFVAGAVFSGFAMVLSLMIICRKIYGLEDIMTIDHMEKMNMIVLVTGTMVGFAYVMEQFMAWYSGVEYEKAIFMLRAAGPYAWAYWIMFACNVFSPQFFWSKKLRRNVTFTFIISIVVNIGMWFERFVITVSSLSTDFLPSSWGYYSPTIWDMATYIGTFGLFFTFFLLFLRFLPMVAVAELKGVLPQADPHNYDEDGEFVPSKVEVPEPYKNQTNQ from the coding sequence ATGAGTAAAACGTACGAATACGTTCCGGAGCCCGCTCTCGTGAAGGGCAACCATGATTTTAAGGATATAACCGCAATGATTACGGATATCAATATCCGTCCCACCCCACAGGGTTGGTATATTGCGTTCGGTATTGCCAATTTACTCTTATTAGTACTGCTTGGATCCATTGGATACCTGGTTTGGGAAGGTACCGGAATCTGGGGGCTGAACTCTCCCGTTGGATGGGGTTGGGCAATTATAAACTTTGTATGGTGGGTTGGTATAGGTCACGCCGGAACGCTTATTTCAGCTATTCTTTTCCTGTTTCGTCAGGGCTGGAGAACAGCAATTAACCGTTTTGCAGAGGCCATGACCATTTTTGCCGTGATGTGTGCGGGCGTTTTTCCGGCCATCCACGTAGGTCGTATATGGGTTGTTTACTGGATGTTTCCACTCCCCAATCAGATGTTGATGTGGCCGAATTTTAATAGTCCACTGCTTTGGGATGTTTTTGCTGTATCCACTTACTTCACGGTATCCTTATTATTCTGGTATGTAGGACTTGTACCCGACCTGGCTACCGTACGAGACAGAATTAAAAGCAAAATCGGAAAAGTAGTTTACGGAACTTTCGCACTCGGCTGGAGAGGAAGTAACCGGCACTGGTGGAATTATGAAAAAGCCTACATGATTTTGGCCGGCCTTGCCACTCCGCTTGTACTTTCTGTACACACTATTGTATCGTTCGACTTTGCCGTTTCGATCATTCCGGGTTGGCACACCACAATTTTTCCACCCTATTTCGTGGCCGGAGCTGTTTTTTCAGGTTTTGCAATGGTATTGTCGCTGATGATTATCTGCCGGAAAATTTATGGGCTTGAAGATATTATGACCATCGACCATATGGAAAAAATGAATATGATTGTACTTGTAACCGGTACGATGGTTGGTTTTGCATACGTCATGGAGCAATTTATGGCATGGTACAGCGGTGTTGAATATGAAAAAGCAATTTTCATGCTACGGGCTGCCGGGCCCTACGCCTGGGCATACTGGATTATGTTTGCCTGCAATGTATTTTCTCCCCAGTTTTTCTGGTCTAAAAAATTACGACGAAACGTTACATTTACATTCATTATTTCAATTGTTGTTAACATCGGAATGTGGTTTGAGCGATTTGTAATTACAGTATCATCGCTTTCAACAGACTTTTTGCCTTCATCATGGGGCTACTACTCTCCCACCATTTGGGATATGGCCACATACATCGGCACATTTGGCTTGTTCTTTACCTTTTTCCTTCTCTTCCTGCGATTCCTCCCTATGGTAGCAGTCGCTGAATTGAAGGGTGTATTGCCGCAAGCCGATCCGCACAATTATGATGAAGATGGCGAATTTGTACCATCAAAAGTTGAAGTACCTGAACCCTATAAAAATCAGACGAATCAATAA
- a CDS encoding TAT-variant-translocated molybdopterin oxidoreductase gives MSDQSNQTTYWKSLNELAQNKEYEKYVDREFPENATEMTDQVSRRSFLRVMGASIALAGFASCRKPVQKILPFSRMPEDMVLGEPLFYATAMPFQDSVTGLLVENTEGRPRKVEGNSQHPSSNGGTNIYHQASVLNLYDPDRSRSPLREGEQATLADFVLFAEEHFADREQPILFIDEANSSPTYHRLKEQILQEFPNAEWVTYEPFSDNNALEGTQIAFGQRLRTVNHFDQANIIVSFDDDFMSPQSNKNSVEDTYKIAETRKVSSTDDEMSRFYCVENNFTSTGSFADHRLRVKTSQIPSFIYALAAKLSENVNGLSAFEGISNEFSNHEWMDILAGDLLENTGNSVVTVGSQHSPAVHAAVAAINTALGNNGNTVTYHELPFGEDRNKNEAFANAITDLNSGTYSTAVILGTNPVYTAPADLNIQQALENVETKIHLSDYVTETSRLCNWHLNRAHYLESWGDGLSYTGQRSIIQPQIQPLFGGISEIELLDVILNGDDPVGYDLVRETWADLIDSDFEDQWEQILHDGIDSESEFEAATVSLTGDLSSAIQEDLSNGPIDGIEISIKPDNKLFDGRYANNSWLQELPESMTKVTWDNVALMSPATARNLGIDPERSFSSDDVPVVRITSNGTTIEIAAWVQPGHADDSITLTTGYGRENIGRVADGVGVDTYPLRTTANMLFQAAEVEATGTTYEIACTQDHQSLEGRDMIRTASLDQYKENPDFATYESVHGYEVPGLEEGDSRGPISLFDETYGPDSEPQWGMAIDLNSCFGCGVCTIACQAENNIPVVGKREVARRRVMHWIRNDRYYAGDEENPEAYHQPVPCMHCELAPCEQVCPVAATTHSDDGMNQMTYNRCIGTRYCANNCPYKVRRFNFFNYSKEYLTTGDDPEIIQMAMNPDVTVRFRGVMEKCTYCVQRVNRAKIKAKNETGSPKPEDGAVETACQQACPTKAISFGDLTDRNSRVAQQKMDSRNYTMLEELNVRPRTSYLAKLSNPHTELKSSNQETHSQH, from the coding sequence ATGAGTGATCAGTCAAATCAAACTACATACTGGAAAAGCTTAAATGAGCTTGCTCAAAACAAGGAGTATGAAAAATATGTAGATCGTGAATTTCCTGAGAATGCTACTGAAATGACTGATCAGGTTTCACGCAGAAGTTTTCTCCGTGTAATGGGGGCTTCTATTGCGCTTGCAGGATTTGCATCGTGCCGCAAACCGGTACAAAAGATTCTGCCATTCTCAAGAATGCCTGAAGATATGGTTCTTGGAGAGCCGCTCTTTTATGCTACAGCGATGCCCTTCCAGGATTCTGTCACCGGACTTTTAGTAGAAAATACGGAAGGTCGTCCGCGAAAAGTAGAAGGGAACAGTCAACATCCATCAAGCAACGGCGGTACAAATATTTATCATCAGGCGTCTGTTCTTAATTTATATGACCCTGACCGATCGCGTTCTCCTCTTCGTGAAGGCGAACAAGCCACACTGGCAGATTTTGTGTTGTTTGCCGAAGAACATTTTGCAGATCGAGAACAACCGATTCTTTTTATTGATGAAGCCAACTCATCGCCTACCTACCACAGGCTGAAAGAACAGATATTACAAGAATTTCCAAATGCAGAATGGGTTACTTACGAACCATTTAGCGATAACAATGCACTTGAAGGCACCCAAATTGCTTTTGGGCAACGATTGAGAACAGTTAATCATTTTGATCAGGCAAATATTATCGTCTCGTTTGATGATGATTTTATGAGTCCTCAAAGCAACAAAAACAGTGTTGAGGATACCTACAAAATTGCAGAAACAAGGAAAGTAAGTTCTACCGATGATGAGATGTCCAGATTCTACTGTGTAGAGAACAACTTTACAAGCACAGGATCTTTTGCCGATCACAGGCTTCGGGTAAAGACATCACAAATTCCTTCCTTTATATATGCACTTGCGGCAAAATTGTCTGAAAATGTTAACGGACTATCCGCTTTTGAAGGAATATCAAACGAATTTAGTAATCACGAGTGGATGGACATCCTTGCCGGTGATCTCTTAGAAAATACCGGTAATTCTGTGGTAACAGTTGGCTCGCAACATTCGCCGGCTGTTCACGCTGCTGTCGCTGCCATCAATACGGCACTCGGCAACAACGGTAATACTGTCACATATCACGAATTGCCTTTTGGTGAAGATCGAAACAAAAATGAGGCCTTCGCCAATGCAATTACCGATCTGAATTCTGGTACCTATTCAACAGCAGTAATTTTAGGTACGAACCCGGTCTACACGGCCCCTGCGGATCTGAATATCCAACAAGCCCTTGAAAATGTTGAGACAAAGATCCACCTATCAGACTATGTAACTGAAACATCGCGGCTTTGTAACTGGCATCTGAATCGTGCTCATTATCTTGAATCATGGGGAGACGGACTTTCTTATACAGGTCAACGATCCATCATTCAGCCACAGATACAACCTTTGTTTGGCGGTATCAGTGAAATTGAACTTTTAGATGTGATTCTGAACGGTGACGATCCTGTTGGATACGACCTTGTAAGAGAAACATGGGCTGATCTTATTGACAGCGATTTTGAAGACCAGTGGGAACAAATCCTGCATGATGGAATTGATTCTGAAAGTGAATTTGAAGCAGCAACCGTTTCTTTAACCGGAGATCTGTCTTCTGCTATTCAAGAAGATCTTTCCAACGGGCCGATTGATGGTATAGAAATTTCCATCAAACCAGATAACAAGCTTTTTGATGGCCGTTATGCCAATAATAGCTGGCTACAGGAGTTGCCCGAGTCTATGACAAAAGTGACCTGGGATAACGTGGCACTGATGAGCCCGGCTACTGCAAGAAATCTTGGAATTGATCCCGAACGAAGTTTCAGCAGCGATGATGTTCCTGTCGTACGAATTACATCCAACGGAACGACTATCGAGATCGCTGCCTGGGTTCAGCCCGGTCATGCCGATGATTCTATTACACTTACTACAGGTTATGGACGCGAAAATATTGGCCGTGTAGCCGATGGAGTTGGTGTGGATACCTATCCGCTTCGAACCACTGCAAATATGTTGTTCCAGGCTGCCGAAGTGGAAGCTACAGGAACAACTTATGAAATTGCCTGTACTCAAGATCATCAAAGCCTGGAAGGCCGTGATATGATTCGTACGGCATCGCTTGACCAATACAAGGAAAATCCTGATTTCGCTACTTATGAAAGTGTTCACGGATATGAGGTTCCGGGCCTGGAAGAAGGCGATTCAAGAGGACCTATCTCATTGTTTGATGAAACTTACGGACCTGATTCCGAACCACAATGGGGTATGGCTATTGATCTGAACTCCTGTTTTGGTTGTGGAGTCTGTACGATAGCTTGCCAGGCTGAGAATAATATTCCGGTTGTGGGTAAACGTGAAGTTGCACGCCGTCGTGTAATGCACTGGATTCGAAATGACCGCTACTATGCGGGTGATGAAGAGAATCCGGAAGCATATCATCAACCGGTTCCGTGCATGCACTGCGAATTGGCTCCTTGCGAGCAGGTTTGTCCGGTAGCGGCCACCACTCATAGTGATGATGGCATGAACCAGATGACTTATAACCGCTGTATCGGTACCCGGTATTGCGCGAATAACTGTCCTTACAAAGTACGACGATTCAATTTCTTCAATTATAGCAAAGAATATTTAACAACCGGAGACGACCCGGAAATCATCCAGATGGCGATGAATCCGGATGTAACTGTTCGTTTCCGTGGTGTGATGGAAAAATGCACCTACTGCGTTCAGCGTGTAAACCGGGCCAAGATTAAGGCTAAAAACGAAACTGGTTCTCCTAAACCGGAAGATGGTGCCGTTGAAACCGCATGCCAACAAGCCTGCCCAACCAAAGCTATCTCATTTGGTGATTTAACAGATCGAAACAGCAGGGTAGCTCAGCAGAAAATGGATAGCAGAAATTACACAATGCTCGAGGAGCTGAATGTTCGTCCGCGAACTTCATATCTTGCCAAGCTGAGTAATCCTCACACAGAATTGAAATCATCCAATCAAGAAACTCACTCGCAACATTAA
- a CDS encoding cytochrome c3 family protein translates to MAQIFPKWTNDAPRRILLGSIILLNAIVFGVWYFFSPEFTDVGYAPEQPVPFSHKIHAGQLGMDCKYCHSQVDESRYANIPATQTCMNCHNQVQVPNPENVELILESWETGEPIEWTRVHMLPDYAYFNHSAHVNVGVGCESCHGRIDRMEKVYQAEPLSMGWCLDCHREPEKHLRPVSEVTTMGYEVENQIEVGIDLVAKHNISAPTYCQGCHY, encoded by the coding sequence ATGGCTCAGATTTTTCCTAAGTGGACAAACGACGCACCCCGACGAATTTTATTAGGTTCTATTATATTATTAAATGCCATTGTTTTTGGCGTTTGGTACTTTTTCTCTCCTGAATTTACGGATGTTGGCTATGCACCTGAACAACCGGTTCCTTTCAGCCATAAAATTCATGCCGGGCAGTTGGGTATGGATTGTAAATATTGCCATTCCCAGGTAGATGAATCCCGTTATGCAAACATCCCGGCAACGCAAACTTGTATGAATTGTCATAATCAGGTTCAGGTTCCAAATCCGGAAAATGTTGAATTAATTCTGGAGAGCTGGGAGACTGGTGAACCAATTGAATGGACTCGTGTTCATATGCTTCCCGATTATGCCTATTTCAATCACTCTGCACACGTAAATGTTGGAGTTGGTTGTGAATCATGCCATGGGCGAATAGACAGAATGGAAAAAGTTTACCAGGCCGAGCCATTGAGTATGGGCTGGTGCCTGGATTGCCACAGAGAACCTGAAAAACATCTGCGTCCGGTTTCGGAAGTAACAACAATGGGGTATGAAGTTGAAAATCAAATTGAAGTTGGCATTGATCTGGTTGCCAAACACAACATCAGTGCACCCACATACTGCCAGGGATGTCATTACTAA
- a CDS encoding DUF420 domain-containing protein: MNRTPNEELTVQFLKEVSVKKAITTILIVSGIAFLFLLYLIYVNDSGETYASWVQELPALNAFLNSVTTVLILSGYMAIRKKKFKVHMRFMLTAFITSSLFLISYLVYHHYAGDTPFPGQGFIRPIYFTILISHIILSAFVVPLVLTSYYFAFSGKFKSHRKVSKWTLPIWLYVSVTGVIIYFMLNAYT; the protein is encoded by the coding sequence ATGAATAGAACTCCAAACGAAGAATTAACAGTACAGTTTTTAAAAGAGGTAAGTGTAAAAAAAGCGATTACCACAATTTTAATCGTTAGCGGGATAGCTTTTCTATTTTTGCTTTACCTAATCTATGTGAATGATTCTGGCGAAACCTATGCAAGTTGGGTTCAGGAACTCCCGGCACTAAATGCATTCTTAAATAGTGTTACCACGGTCCTGATTTTGTCGGGATATATGGCCATCAGAAAGAAGAAATTCAAAGTTCATATGAGATTTATGCTGACAGCTTTTATAACCTCGAGTTTATTTTTGATCAGCTATCTTGTTTATCATCATTATGCCGGAGACACCCCTTTTCCAGGCCAGGGATTCATTCGCCCGATCTATTTTACAATCTTGATTTCTCATATAATTCTCTCTGCCTTTGTGGTTCCCCTGGTATTAACAAGTTACTATTTTGCATTTTCCGGAAAATTTAAATCACACCGCAAAGTATCGAAGTGGACGCTCCCGATCTGGCTGTATGTTTCGGTAACAGGTGTGATAATATACTTTATGCTGAATGCTTACACGTAA
- a CDS encoding metal-dependent hydrolase translates to METKIKAWWLGHSAFRLESPNGQVIYIDPFLSGNPSTPDDQKNPDDIEFILLTHGHEDHVGDTIELAEKTGCKVVSNVELSGLLKKKGLSDDQAVEFNKGGSIHFDDFSVTLVNANHSSSFGGEYAGECGGLVLSFEDDICFYHMGDTNIFTDLELYATMYGPHVVAAPMGDYYTMGPQEAAMCIEMLNPKLAVPIHYDTFPVLTGEAEEFQKFVKEYSDSDVAIPKPGEQFLGD, encoded by the coding sequence ATGGAAACAAAAATTAAAGCGTGGTGGTTAGGTCACTCAGCATTTCGGTTAGAATCTCCAAATGGGCAAGTGATCTATATCGATCCTTTTTTATCGGGAAACCCTTCAACCCCCGACGATCAAAAAAATCCGGACGATATTGAATTTATATTATTGACGCACGGACATGAAGATCATGTAGGAGACACAATTGAACTTGCAGAAAAAACCGGGTGTAAAGTTGTTTCGAACGTTGAGCTCTCCGGTCTGTTAAAGAAAAAAGGGCTGAGCGATGACCAGGCGGTTGAATTTAACAAAGGCGGTTCAATCCACTTCGATGATTTCTCCGTTACGCTTGTAAACGCAAATCACAGCTCATCTTTTGGAGGCGAATATGCAGGTGAGTGCGGGGGACTTGTTCTCTCTTTTGAGGATGATATCTGTTTCTATCATATGGGAGACACCAATATTTTTACCGATCTCGAATTATATGCTACAATGTATGGACCTCACGTAGTTGCTGCACCTATGGGAGACTACTACACAATGGGTCCGCAGGAAGCTGCAATGTGTATTGAGATGTTGAATCCAAAACTGGCTGTTCCCATTCACTATGATACATTTCCAGTTTTAACCGGTGAAGCTGAAGAGTTTCAGAAATTTGTAAAAGAATACAGTGACTCGGATGTGGCTATCCCCAAACCGGGTGAACAGTTTTTGGGTGACTGA